The Chryseolinea soli genome contains a region encoding:
- a CDS encoding PhoPQ-activated pathogenicity-related family protein, whose protein sequence is MKNFLPNTLLTLLLVCLSITTLQAQLTPSTALQGYLNNGDKTYRWEVKDTYTLGDVKAYSLLLISQQWHEFVWSHQLTVLVPAENRYDGALLFITGGSNNKGLPNMKGRDDGFNKSMADMATKNKAIVAVLRQTPNQPLFNDLEEDALISFTLHNFKEDGDYSWPLLFPMVKSAVRAMDAVQDFSKTTLQHDVNRFLVSGASKRGWTTWLTGASDPRVTAIAPMVIDVLNMPVNLDYQIKMWKAYSVQIEDYVKLGIPQTARSEKGEAINTMVDPYSYRKKLTMPKMLFMGTNDEYWTVDAIKHYIDSIPGQNFVHYVPNVGHDLGDKKQALTALSAFFGETLMHTPYPLCTPTLTYSKKGITLSVKATPDQLVDAILWTTESPDTDFRNDKWSGKSLMLKKKTAVITSTQPFPSSGYRAFYLDLKYKDPNGGEYTESTRMYVADNDEVFVK, encoded by the coding sequence ATGAAGAACTTTCTCCCCAACACCCTCCTCACACTCCTTCTGGTTTGCCTCAGCATCACGACACTCCAAGCCCAGCTCACACCCTCCACCGCCCTGCAAGGCTACCTGAACAACGGCGACAAAACCTATCGCTGGGAAGTGAAGGACACGTACACACTTGGCGACGTGAAAGCCTATAGCTTGCTGCTCATTTCCCAACAATGGCACGAGTTCGTCTGGAGCCACCAACTCACTGTGTTGGTACCCGCAGAGAATCGTTACGACGGCGCCCTCCTGTTCATCACCGGCGGAAGCAACAACAAGGGTCTGCCCAATATGAAAGGCCGCGACGACGGCTTCAACAAATCCATGGCCGACATGGCCACCAAGAACAAGGCCATCGTGGCCGTGCTGCGTCAAACCCCGAATCAACCCCTCTTCAACGACCTCGAAGAAGATGCCTTGATCTCTTTCACGCTTCACAATTTTAAAGAAGATGGCGACTATTCCTGGCCGTTACTTTTTCCCATGGTGAAAAGCGCCGTCCGGGCGATGGATGCCGTGCAGGATTTTTCTAAAACTACCTTGCAGCACGACGTGAATCGCTTTCTGGTGTCGGGTGCTTCTAAACGCGGTTGGACGACGTGGCTCACCGGCGCCAGCGATCCGCGGGTGACGGCCATTGCGCCCATGGTGATCGATGTGCTCAACATGCCCGTCAACCTCGACTATCAAATCAAAATGTGGAAGGCCTATAGCGTTCAGATCGAGGACTATGTGAAGCTGGGCATTCCGCAAACGGCGCGCTCCGAAAAAGGAGAAGCCATCAACACCATGGTCGATCCGTATTCCTATCGCAAGAAACTGACCATGCCCAAGATGCTCTTCATGGGTACCAACGACGAATACTGGACAGTCGACGCCATCAAGCACTACATCGACAGCATCCCAGGCCAGAACTTTGTGCATTATGTTCCCAACGTGGGGCATGATCTTGGCGACAAGAAACAAGCACTCACAGCATTAAGCGCTTTTTTTGGAGAGACCCTGATGCATACACCCTATCCGTTGTGCACGCCGACGCTCACATATTCCAAGAAAGGCATTACCCTCAGCGTGAAAGCAACACCCGATCAACTGGTGGACGCCATCCTATGGACCACCGAATCGCCCGACACCGATTTCCGGAACGACAAGTGGTCGGGAAAAAGTCTGATGCTGAAAAAGAAAACGGCCGTGATCACGTCAACCCAGCCCTTTCCATCCTCTGGGTATCGCGCTTTTTATTTGGATCTGAAATACAAAGACCCCAATGGCGGTGAATACACGGAAAGCACGCGCATGTATGTGGCCGATAACGACGAAGTGTTTGTAAAGTAG